The DNA window TTCTCCGTAGTTTTTGTTTTAACCGATTTTGAACTAATGGCGTTGTTTAAATACATAGGTACAATTGACAATGTAATGCAATTAGAACTGAAGACGCAATGGAAACCAAACAAGCCAGCTATCGTACGTGATCTTTCAGGAAGATACACGATTGGGGTGGCATGCCGATTATTTCTGGGATCAAGAGATTCCAGCATGATCGAAAAGCTTGAAAAACCGGAGAAAGATATAGCTGCCGGAATAATTTCAATTCCTATAGATTTTCCTGGAACAACATTTAATCGGGCATTGAAAGCTGTGAAAAAAATAACTACACTACTCGTGGAGGTGATTAGGCAAAGGAAGGTCGATCTTGCAATTGGCAATGCATGTACAACGCAGGACATACTCTCCGAGATGGTCAATGCGATTGACGAGAATGATGAGTTGTTAAAAGAAGTTGACATTGCGACTCATCTAATAGGTCTTATCCACGGAGGATATGATCCTATAAGGTGTGGACTAACCTTCATCGTAAAGTACTTGGCCGAGTTTCCACAAGTTTATGATCTAGTCTTTAGAGGTATGTATGTTTAAgactaatttaaattttgcactCTTTATACTaatgataatatttgttttctttaagaGCAAATGGAAGTGAAAAAGTcgaaagaagaaaatgaagcaTTGAATTGGGAGGActtgaagaaaatgaaatattcatGGAATGTTGTGCAAGAAGTATTTAGGTTAACACCGCCTATACTTGGGACGTTTAGAGAGGTCATCAAAGACTTCACATTTGGGGGTTACACAATTACTAAGGGAGAcaaagtaaaattattaatcaattaatttcatattacACTAATACTATGGTTACACAATTGATACATATATACTTatccattttcaaaatattaaatatatgcaGATACATTGGACTACCTATTACACTCATTGGGACTCGACATATTTTCCAAGTCCTGAGAAGTTTGATCCATCGAGATTTGATGGAA is part of the Impatiens glandulifera chromosome 1, dImpGla2.1, whole genome shotgun sequence genome and encodes:
- the LOC124924659 gene encoding dammarenediol 12-hydroxylase-like, which produces MEQYLFSSAFVMGASATTLLIIIFSFLFHSNSKQKVASIVGHPHSRSPPGSRGWPFIGETLDYLSKLRNGNIREFVVERAKKYGSSNVFTTSIIGHPMTIMCGVEGNKLLFHNENKLVKVWFPYTIEKIFEKTHVFVLTDFELMALFKYIGTIDNVMQLELKTQWKPNKPAIVRDLSGRYTIGVACRLFLGSRDSSMIEKLEKPEKDIAAGIISIPIDFPGTTFNRALKAVKKITTLLVEVIRQRKVDLAIGNACTTQDILSEMVNAIDENDELLKEVDIATHLIGLIHGGYDPIRCGLTFIVKYLAEFPQVYDLVFREQMEVKKSKEENEALNWEDLKKMKYSWNVVQEVFRLTPPILGTFREVIKDFTFGGYTITKGDKIHWTTYYTHWDSTYFPSPEKFDPSRFDGKGPLPFSYVPFGGGPHMCPGSDYVKMVTLVFMHNIVMKYKWELLVPNEKVVVDPHPRPTRGLPIRLLPHQI